One segment of Streptomyces bathyalis DNA contains the following:
- the dxs gene encoding 1-deoxy-D-xylulose-5-phosphate synthase, producing MLTRIEGPRDLDQLSPEQLEQLAGEVRSFLVDSVSKTGGHLGPNLGVVELTIALHRVFDSPKDKILFDTGHQCYVHKLLTGRQDFTKLKSKGGLSGYPSRAESEHDVIENSHASTVLGWADGLAKANELRHRDDHVVAVIGDGALTGGMAWEALNNIAAAKDRPLVIVVNDNERSYAPTIGGLANHLATLRTTDGYERFLARGKEVLNRTPVVGKPLYETLHGAKKGLKDFIAPQGMFEDLGLKYVGPIDGHDLAAVESALQRAKRFGGPVLVHCLTEKGRGYQPALEDEADQFHQVGIIHPDTGLPVKSSGADWTSVFGEEMVKLGREREDIVAITAAMMRPVGLHGFAEEFPDRVYDVGIAEQHAAVSAAGLATGGMHPVFAVYATFLNRAFDQLLMDVALHKCGVTFVLDRAGVTGSDGASHNGMWDMSVLQCVPGLRLAAPRDADQVRAQLREAVEVDDAPTVVRYSKGKVGPPVPAVGRVGRMDVLRRPADVQRPDVLLVSVGALAPMCLEIADLLDKQGISTTVVDPRWVKPVDEELAPFAEQHRVVVTVEDNGRSGGVGSAVAQALRDANVDVPLRDFGIPERFLDHGSRADVMAEIGLTAPDIARQVTGLVAKLDGRYETETAEAARD from the coding sequence CTGCTGACCCGCATCGAGGGGCCGCGCGACCTGGACCAGCTTTCACCCGAGCAGTTGGAGCAGCTGGCCGGGGAGGTCCGCTCGTTCCTCGTCGACTCGGTCTCCAAGACCGGCGGCCACCTGGGGCCGAACCTGGGCGTGGTGGAGCTGACCATCGCGCTGCACCGGGTGTTCGATTCCCCGAAGGACAAGATCCTCTTCGACACCGGGCACCAGTGCTACGTCCACAAGCTGCTGACCGGACGTCAGGACTTCACCAAGCTCAAGAGCAAGGGCGGCCTCTCCGGCTACCCCTCGCGTGCCGAGTCCGAGCACGACGTCATCGAGAACAGCCACGCCTCCACCGTCCTCGGATGGGCGGACGGCCTCGCGAAGGCCAACGAGCTGCGCCACAGGGACGACCACGTCGTCGCCGTCATCGGTGACGGCGCCCTGACCGGAGGCATGGCCTGGGAGGCGCTGAACAACATCGCCGCCGCCAAGGACCGGCCGCTCGTCATCGTCGTCAACGACAACGAGCGCAGCTACGCACCGACCATCGGCGGCCTCGCCAACCACCTCGCCACGCTGCGCACCACCGACGGCTACGAGCGCTTCCTCGCCCGCGGCAAGGAGGTCCTCAACCGCACGCCCGTCGTCGGCAAGCCGCTGTACGAGACGCTGCACGGCGCCAAGAAGGGCCTGAAGGACTTCATCGCCCCGCAGGGCATGTTCGAGGACCTCGGCCTGAAGTACGTCGGCCCCATCGACGGTCACGACCTCGCCGCCGTCGAGTCCGCCCTCCAGCGCGCCAAGCGCTTCGGCGGCCCCGTGCTCGTGCACTGCCTGACCGAGAAGGGCCGCGGCTACCAGCCCGCCCTGGAGGACGAGGCGGACCAGTTCCACCAGGTCGGCATCATCCACCCCGACACCGGTCTGCCGGTGAAGTCCTCGGGCGCCGACTGGACTTCGGTGTTCGGCGAGGAGATGGTCAAGCTCGGGCGTGAGCGCGAGGACATCGTCGCCATCACCGCCGCGATGATGCGCCCCGTCGGACTGCACGGCTTCGCGGAGGAGTTCCCGGACCGCGTCTACGACGTCGGCATCGCGGAGCAGCACGCCGCCGTCTCCGCGGCGGGCCTGGCCACGGGCGGGATGCACCCCGTCTTCGCCGTCTACGCCACGTTCCTCAACCGTGCCTTCGACCAGCTGCTGATGGACGTCGCGCTCCACAAGTGCGGCGTGACGTTCGTACTGGACCGCGCCGGCGTCACCGGCTCCGACGGGGCCTCGCACAACGGCATGTGGGACATGTCCGTGCTGCAGTGCGTGCCCGGGCTGCGGCTTGCGGCGCCGCGCGACGCCGACCAGGTGCGCGCGCAGCTGCGCGAGGCCGTCGAGGTGGACGACGCCCCGACGGTGGTGCGCTACTCGAAGGGCAAGGTGGGCCCGCCCGTTCCGGCGGTCGGCCGCGTCGGCAGGATGGACGTGCTGCGCAGGCCCGCGGACGTCCAGCGCCCCGACGTGCTGCTGGTGTCGGTGGGCGCGCTCGCCCCGATGTGCCTGGAGATCGCCGACCTCCTCGACAAGCAGGGCATCTCGACGACCGTCGTCGACCCGCGCTGGGTCAAGCCGGTCGACGAGGAGCTGGCGCCCTTCGCCGAGCAGCACCGCGTCGTCGTCACCGTCGAGGACAACGGCCGCTCGGGCGGCGTCGGTTCGGCCGTGGCGCAGGCCCTGCGGGACGCGAACGTCGATGTGCCGCTGCGTGACTTCGGCATCCCCGAGCGCTTCCTCGACCACGGCTCGCGAGCCGACGTGATGGCCGAGATCGGGCTCACCGCGCCCGACATCGCACGTCAGGTGACCGGTCTCGTCGCGAAGCTGGACGGCCGGTACGAGACGGAGACGGCCGAAGCCGCACGCGACTGA
- a CDS encoding pyridoxamine 5'-phosphate oxidase family protein: protein MTAPDSPSTGPRSPQRRKREALERLAKDNDLWAATADATGEPCLVPLAFWWDGEAVWLSTRETNPTGRNMCASGRVRLSLGHTRDVVLVHGTARMLTRDELPAEVGDAFAAKDGWDPRESHPSYMFFRVVPQVLQAWGTVAEMTGRTLMRDGKWLV from the coding sequence ATGACGGCACCCGACTCTCCCTCCACCGGACCCCGCAGCCCGCAGCGGCGCAAGCGCGAAGCGCTCGAACGACTGGCGAAGGACAACGACCTGTGGGCTGCCACGGCCGACGCCACCGGCGAACCGTGCCTCGTCCCGCTGGCCTTCTGGTGGGACGGCGAGGCGGTGTGGCTCTCCACCCGGGAGACCAATCCGACCGGACGCAACATGTGCGCCTCAGGCCGGGTCCGGCTCAGTCTCGGCCATACACGGGACGTCGTCCTGGTCCACGGCACCGCGCGCATGCTGACCCGCGACGAGCTTCCGGCCGAGGTGGGTGACGCCTTCGCGGCCAAGGACGGCTGGGACCCCCGCGAGAGCCACCCGTCGTACATGTTCTTCCGGGTCGTCCCGCAGGTGCTGCAGGCGTGGGGGACGGTCGCGGAGATGACAGGACGGACCTTGATGCGCGATGGGAAGTGGCTGGTCTGA
- a CDS encoding 3-hydroxyacyl-CoA dehydrogenase NAD-binding domain-containing protein — protein sequence MSTNTAELLKGAAELFPDEVVTQAHVRHLDLPGGAGRFALITLDNGFDHTKPTTFGPASLANLDAAIDEVEKEAKAGEIVGAGITGKPFIFAVGADLKGVELLKEHKDALAIGQGGHAVFRRLADLGVPTFAYYNGAAMGGGVEVGLHCNYRTVSQAVPAFGLPEVFLGLVPGWGGCALLPNLIGADRAVSVIIENSLNQNKQLKGPQVYELGIADALFEGADFLEQSLRWTAAVLKGEIEVVRAEIDRDEAWDQAVARGKQIADDKVHGAAPAAYRALDIIAAAKSGDLRAGFDAEDKALADLIMGGELRSGIYAFNLVQKRAKRPAGAPDKSLARPVTKVGIVGAGLMASQLAMLFARRLEVPVVLTDIDQERVDKGVAYVHEEIDKLLLKGRVNQDKANRLKALVTGSLDKAAAFSDADFVIEAVFEEMGLKQKIFAEVEAAVPEHAILATNTSSLSVTEMASKLKHPERVVGFHFFNPVAILPLLEIVRAERTDDASLATAFSVAKSLKKTAVLVKDAPAFVVNRVLTRFLGEVLRSIDEGTPVDVADRALAPLGLPMSPIVLLELVGPAVAHHVSGTLNAAFPDRFGVSENLGRVVDAGKRNLYVPGAAKPELDPEVEALFQTGDVVLTEEQVRERALDAIAQEVRLMLDEGVVAEAQDIDLCLITGAGWPFHLGGITPYLDREGVSERATGRRFLEPGVASVPA from the coding sequence ATGAGCACCAACACCGCCGAGTTGCTGAAGGGCGCGGCCGAACTGTTCCCGGACGAGGTCGTCACGCAGGCGCATGTGCGTCACCTCGACCTGCCGGGCGGCGCGGGCCGCTTCGCACTCATCACGCTGGACAACGGCTTCGACCACACCAAGCCGACGACGTTCGGGCCGGCTTCGCTGGCCAACCTCGACGCCGCGATCGACGAGGTGGAGAAGGAGGCGAAGGCGGGCGAGATCGTCGGTGCCGGCATCACCGGCAAGCCGTTCATCTTCGCCGTCGGCGCCGACCTCAAGGGCGTCGAGCTGCTCAAGGAGCACAAGGACGCCCTCGCCATCGGCCAGGGCGGCCACGCGGTCTTCCGGCGGCTGGCCGACCTCGGTGTGCCGACCTTCGCGTACTACAACGGCGCCGCGATGGGCGGCGGCGTCGAGGTCGGGCTGCACTGCAACTACCGCACCGTCTCGCAGGCCGTGCCCGCGTTCGGGCTGCCGGAGGTCTTCCTCGGGCTGGTGCCGGGCTGGGGCGGCTGTGCGCTGCTGCCGAACCTCATCGGTGCCGACCGCGCGGTCTCGGTCATCATCGAGAACTCCCTGAACCAGAACAAGCAGCTCAAGGGCCCGCAGGTCTACGAACTGGGCATCGCCGACGCCCTGTTCGAGGGCGCGGACTTCCTCGAGCAGTCGCTGCGCTGGACCGCGGCCGTCCTCAAGGGCGAGATCGAGGTCGTGCGCGCCGAGATCGACCGCGACGAGGCGTGGGACCAGGCCGTGGCACGCGGCAAGCAGATCGCCGACGACAAGGTGCACGGCGCCGCCCCGGCCGCCTACCGCGCGCTCGACATCATCGCCGCGGCCAAGAGCGGCGACCTGCGTGCGGGATTCGACGCCGAGGACAAGGCGCTGGCCGACCTGATCATGGGCGGTGAACTGCGCAGCGGCATCTACGCGTTCAACCTCGTGCAGAAGCGCGCGAAGCGGCCGGCTGGTGCTCCGGACAAGTCCCTCGCACGTCCGGTCACCAAGGTCGGCATCGTGGGAGCCGGACTCATGGCCTCGCAGCTGGCGATGCTCTTCGCCCGCCGTCTGGAGGTGCCGGTCGTGCTGACCGACATCGACCAGGAGCGGGTGGACAAGGGAGTGGCCTACGTCCACGAGGAGATCGACAAGCTGCTCCTGAAGGGCCGCGTCAACCAGGACAAGGCCAACCGGCTGAAGGCGCTGGTGACCGGGTCGCTGGACAAGGCTGCCGCCTTCTCCGACGCGGACTTCGTCATCGAGGCCGTCTTCGAGGAGATGGGTCTCAAGCAGAAGATCTTCGCCGAGGTGGAGGCGGCCGTGCCGGAGCACGCCATCCTCGCCACCAACACCTCGTCGCTGTCGGTCACGGAGATGGCCTCGAAGCTCAAGCACCCCGAGCGTGTGGTCGGTTTCCACTTCTTCAACCCGGTCGCCATCCTCCCGCTGCTGGAGATCGTACGGGCGGAGCGCACGGACGACGCCTCGCTGGCGACGGCCTTCTCCGTGGCCAAGTCGCTGAAGAAGACGGCAGTTCTGGTCAAGGACGCACCGGCCTTCGTCGTCAACCGTGTCCTGACCCGGTTCCTCGGCGAGGTGCTGCGTTCCATCGACGAGGGCACCCCCGTCGACGTCGCCGACCGCGCGCTGGCGCCGCTGGGGCTGCCGATGTCGCCGATCGTGCTGCTGGAGCTGGTCGGTCCGGCCGTCGCCCATCACGTCTCGGGCACGCTGAACGCGGCGTTCCCCGACCGCTTCGGCGTCTCGGAGAACCTCGGGCGCGTCGTCGACGCGGGCAAGCGCAACCTCTACGTCCCCGGCGCCGCGAAGCCGGAACTGGACCCGGAGGTCGAGGCGCTCTTCCAGACGGGCGACGTGGTGCTCACCGAGGAACAGGTGCGGGAGCGGGCGCTGGACGCCATCGCGCAGGAGGTCCGCCTCATGCTCGACGAGGGCGTCGTCGCCGAGGCACAGGACATCGACCTGTGCCTGATCACCGGCGCGGGCTGGCCCTTCCACCTGGGCGGCATCACGCCGTACCTGGACCGTGAGGGCGTCAGCGAACGGGCCACCGGGCGCCGCTTCCTGGAGCCGGGAGTCGCCAGCGTCCCCGCCTGA
- a CDS encoding glycosyltransferase family 39 protein, which produces MPPSTTTTTRVPGPGDGAHAPTGRAVPAGVQGGGRRQFWARLLPLLALLTAVTRLPSFARPLWNPDEGYLATQARQLAAGGTLYETVVDRKPPLLPWLYRGAFALFGDRSLWPLRVAAVLAVLAGAVLLASLARRRWGDRAGRLAGVCYVLTSVALVPEDTQAATFEVFMLPWTVLAMWCADRGRWTWAGLAVAGAVLTKQTGGAVLLPVLWLLWSARAGWWPLVRLSTSTALPVLAAALLYGPARFVFWMATGSQSYLSADGSVGYALMRALANCGLLLAGCLPMLLAVLHASRSGRMPGRTSDVWVWVAASAVAVTAGFQFFGHYFLQLTPGLALLAAAALQHLTVRPLITLLAVNALIAAGFLAWGLFLFPRGELAHQQRLAAEVRGLTAPTDRVLLWGMHPEGYWFAGRTPASRYLTAGFLTNFSGGRTGARVGERYAMEGAWPHLRRELRSRPPALIVDDSRGKPYALPRTPTLRSYVALQYERVGTVDGAVLYVRSAAAAG; this is translated from the coding sequence ATGCCGCCCTCGACCACGACCACGACCAGGGTGCCCGGACCCGGGGACGGCGCTCACGCTCCCACCGGCCGCGCGGTCCCTGCCGGCGTCCAGGGAGGGGGCCGGCGGCAATTCTGGGCGCGCCTGCTGCCCTTGCTGGCGCTGCTGACCGCGGTGACCCGGCTGCCGTCCTTCGCGCGGCCGCTGTGGAATCCCGACGAGGGTTATCTCGCCACGCAGGCACGTCAGTTGGCGGCCGGCGGAACGCTCTACGAGACCGTAGTGGACCGCAAGCCGCCGCTGCTGCCCTGGCTGTACCGGGGTGCGTTCGCGCTCTTCGGCGACCGTTCACTGTGGCCGCTGAGGGTGGCCGCGGTACTCGCCGTGCTGGCCGGTGCGGTGCTGCTCGCCTCCCTCGCGCGCCGCCGCTGGGGTGACCGTGCGGGACGTCTCGCGGGCGTCTGCTACGTCCTCACGTCCGTCGCCCTCGTCCCCGAGGACACCCAGGCGGCCACGTTCGAGGTCTTCATGCTTCCGTGGACGGTTCTCGCCATGTGGTGCGCGGACCGCGGGCGTTGGACGTGGGCGGGCCTCGCGGTCGCGGGAGCGGTGCTCACCAAGCAGACCGGCGGCGCCGTGCTGCTGCCTGTGCTGTGGCTGCTGTGGTCGGCACGAGCCGGCTGGTGGCCCCTGGTGCGGCTGTCCACAAGTACGGCACTTCCGGTACTGGCGGCGGCGCTCCTGTACGGGCCGGCACGCTTCGTCTTCTGGATGGCCACCGGCTCACAGAGCTACCTCTCGGCGGACGGCTCGGTGGGCTACGCGCTCATGCGCGCCCTCGCCAACTGCGGCCTTCTGCTGGCGGGTTGCCTGCCCATGCTGCTCGCGGTGCTCCATGCGTCACGATCCGGCCGCATGCCGGGCAGGACTTCAGACGTGTGGGTGTGGGTGGCGGCCTCGGCGGTGGCGGTGACCGCGGGTTTCCAGTTCTTCGGCCACTACTTCCTCCAACTCACCCCCGGGCTGGCCCTGTTGGCGGCCGCAGCCCTGCAACACCTCACCGTGCGCCCGCTGATCACCCTGCTCGCCGTCAATGCCCTCATCGCCGCGGGCTTCCTCGCCTGGGGGCTGTTCCTCTTCCCGCGCGGCGAACTCGCCCACCAGCAGCGGCTGGCCGCCGAGGTCCGCGGACTGACCGCGCCGACCGATCGTGTGCTGCTGTGGGGCATGCACCCGGAGGGCTACTGGTTCGCCGGACGCACCCCCGCCTCCCGCTATCTCACCGCCGGCTTCCTCACCAACTTCAGCGGCGGACGCACCGGCGCGCGCGTGGGGGAGCGGTATGCGATGGAGGGGGCCTGGCCGCACCTCCGGCGTGAACTGCGAAGCAGGCCACCGGCGTTGATCGTCGACGACTCCCGCGGGAAGCCGTACGCGCTGCCGCGCACGCCGACGCTGCGGTCCTACGTTGCCCTTCAGTACGAGCGGGTGGGAACGGTCGACGGCGCGGTCCTGTACGTCCGTTCAGCCGCCGCGGCCGGTTGA